GATGAGCTGGCCCGTGAGCTGGGCCTCGATCCGGCCGGTATCGTCAAGCTGGCCAGCAATGAGAACCCGCTCGGCCCGAGCGACAAGGTGCTGGCAGCGATTCGCGCTGAACTGGACGAACTGACCCGCTACCCGGATGGTAATGGCTTCACCCTCAAAACCGCACTGGCTACCCGTTACGGCGTCGACGCTGCGCAGGTCACTCTGGGCAATGGCTCCAACGACATCCTTGAGCTGGTTGCCCGTGCCTATCTGGCACCTGGTCTCAACGCCGTGTTCAGCGACTACGCCTTCGCGGTTTACCCCATCGCCACCCAGGCAGTCGGCGCGCAGGGCAAGATCGTGCCGGCCAAGGATTACGCTCACGACCTGCAGGCGATGCTTGCCGCCATCGACGGCAACACCCGCGTGGTATTCATCGCCAACCCCAACAACCCCACCGGTACCTGGTTCGGCCCCGACGCACTGGAGGCTTTCCTGGCCAAGGTGCCGGAGTCGGTGCTGGTGGTGCTGGACGAAGCTTATATCGAATACGCCGAAGGCGACGAGCTGCCGGACGGTCTGGACTACCTGGCGCGCTACCCGAACCTGCTGGTCTCGCGCACCTTCTCCAAGGCCTATGGCTTGGCCTCGCTGCGCGTCGGTTACGCCATCAGCTCGCCGGCCATCGCCGATGTGCTCAACCGCGTGCGCCAGCCGTTCAACGTCAACAGCCTCGCGCTGGCCGCCGCCTGCGCCGCGCTGGCCGATGTCGAGTACCTGGCCGAGAGCCGTCGCCTCAACGACGCCGGCATGCAGCAGCTAGAAGAGGGCTTGCGTGCCCTGGGGCTGAGCTGGATTGCCTCCAGGGCCAACTTCATCGCTGTTGATTTCGGGCGCGACACCGCCGCGATCAATCAGGCGCTGCTACGTGAAGGCGTCATCGTGCGACCCATGGCCGGTTACCGCATGCCGAATTTCCTGCGCGTTTCCATCGGTTTGCCGCGCGAGAATGCGCGATTCCTCGAGGCACTGGCCAAGGTGCTGTCGGCGTGACTGTCACCGCAGTGCAATCCAATACCCCTAAGATCGGCCGCCTGGTGGTGGTCGGCCTCGGCTTGATCGGTGGCTCCTTCGCCAAGGGGCTACGTGAGCGCGGGCTGTGCCGGGAGGTGGTGGGGGTCGATCTGGATGCTGAATCGCGTCGCCTGGCAGTGCAGTTGGGGGTTGTCGACCGCTGCGAGAGTGATCTGGCTGCCGCCTGTCAGGGAGCGG
This region of Pseudomonas wenzhouensis genomic DNA includes:
- the hisC gene encoding histidinol-phosphate transaminase encodes the protein MSCDFIALAQPGVQKLSPYVPGKPVDELARELGLDPAGIVKLASNENPLGPSDKVLAAIRAELDELTRYPDGNGFTLKTALATRYGVDAAQVTLGNGSNDILELVARAYLAPGLNAVFSDYAFAVYPIATQAVGAQGKIVPAKDYAHDLQAMLAAIDGNTRVVFIANPNNPTGTWFGPDALEAFLAKVPESVLVVLDEAYIEYAEGDELPDGLDYLARYPNLLVSRTFSKAYGLASLRVGYAISSPAIADVLNRVRQPFNVNSLALAAACAALADVEYLAESRRLNDAGMQQLEEGLRALGLSWIASRANFIAVDFGRDTAAINQALLREGVIVRPMAGYRMPNFLRVSIGLPRENARFLEALAKVLSA